In one Triplophysa rosa linkage group LG13, Trosa_1v2, whole genome shotgun sequence genomic region, the following are encoded:
- the LOC130563564 gene encoding protocadherin beta-16-like, whose product MYGIILTLLTDIPWIKPLFSSCIEEMSDRTMARQVLLFIWFLPLSSVLGQVSYSIPEEMSKGSLVGNIAQDLGLDLKRLKSGKARVYTGDSAEYIELNKDRGVLLIKERIDREALCGQTTPCALHLQIILENPMQLYRVTVEITDINDNAPMFSENEMRFEMNEMSLAGARFILERAVDRDVGRNGLHSYSLQPADNFALKFQNLPDANKAVEMILEKPLDREKHDHISLLLTAFDGGEPRMSGTMQIHITVLDANDNAPVCSQSVYKTSIAENSPKGTVLTTVSASDKDQGLNGRISFSIASKADKEAKTFEIDPDFGVVKLIGGIDYEKNKYYQIDVHARDGGGHTDSCKVIVDITDVNDNSPSINIISKSNHISEDSKSGTVIAILNIQDVDSNENGKVNCHLNGDVPFVIQSSPDGFYSLMTDNVLDRERESQYNISVTCADEGVPSLSSSITLSLQLSDVNDNAPVFERSSYEASVKENNTPGLSIFTVRARDADFNQNARVSYILEDSSVNGVPVSSLVSVSADNGVIHAVRSFDYEQIKYFQFRVKAQDGGSPPLSSNVSVKIIIQDKNDNAPQVLYPVQSGGSVVAEIVPRSADVGYLVTKVVAVDVDSGQNAWLSYKLQKATDRALFEVGLQNGEIRTVRQVTDKDAVKQRLAVVVEDNGQPSRSATVNVNVALADSFPEVLSEFTDFTHDKEYNDNLTFYLVLALAVVSFLFIVSIIAILSVKCYRWRRERMFYKSGANLPVIPYYPPLYADVGGTGTLQHVYNYDVCRTTDSRKSDLKYVRPCSESIISLDTSGTQTLTHAKLTTESRDDQVRIYILVHFCRI is encoded by the coding sequence ATGTATGGTattattttgacattattgACTGATATTCCATGGATTAAACCGCTTTTTTCTTCTTGTATCGAGGAAATGTCAGACAGGACAATGGCGCGGCAAGTACTGCTGTTTATTTGGTTTCTCCCTCTCAGTTCAGTTCTCGGGCAGGTCAGTTACTCCATTCCTGAAGAAATGTCGAAAGGTTCTTTAGTTGGTAACATAGCGCAGGATTTGGGTTTAGATTTAAAGAGACTGAAATCTGGTAAAGCTCGTGTTTATACAGGAGACAGCGCTGAATACATCGAGCTGAATAAAGACAGAGGAGTCCTCCTTATCAAAGAGAGAATAGACCGAGAGGCGCTATGCGGACAGACAACGCCTTGCGCACTACATTTACAGATTATTTTGGAAAATCCGATGCAATTGTATCGCGTTACAGTGGAGATAACAGACATAAATGACAATGCACCGATGTTCAGTGAGAATGAGATGAGATTTGAAATGAACGAAATGTCTTTAGCGGGTGCCCGGTTTAttttagaaagagctgttgacCGTGACGTGGGTCGAAATGGTCTGCACAGTTATTCTCTCCAGCCTGCAGATAATTTTGCTTTAAAGTTTCAAAATCTTCCTGATGCAAATAAAGCCGTTGAAATGATTCTTGAAAAACCTCTAGATCGTGAAAAGCATGACCATATATCTTTACTTTTAACAGCCTTCGACGGAGGCGAGCCTCGGATGTCTGGCACAATGCAGATACATATTACTGTTTTAGATGCTAATGATAACGCCCCTGTTTGCTCACAATCCGTGTACAAAACCAGCATAGCGGAGAATTCCCCTAAAGGCACGGTTTTAACAACAGTAAGTGCTTCCGATAAAGACCAGGGATTAAACGGTCGAATATCATTCTCTATTGCGAGTAAAGCAGACAAGGAAGCCAAGACTTTTGAAATAGATCCTGATTTTGGTGTTGTGAAACTTATTGGAGGAATAGACTACGAAAAAAATAAGTATTACCAAATTGATGTTCACGCACGTGATGGCGGTGGTCATACGGATTCATGTAAGGTCATTGTTGACATAACTGATGTAAACGACAACAGTCCGTCTATTAATataatttcaaaatcaaatcaCATATCAGAGGATTCAAAATCTGGCACTGTTATCGCAATATTAAACATACAAGACGTAGACTCAAATGAAAATGGAAAAGTGAATTGTCACTTGAATGGAGATGTTCCCTTCGTTATTCAGTCTTCGCCCGATGGGTTTTACAGTCTAATGACAGATAACGTTTTGGATCGAGAAAGAGAGTCCCAGTATAATATCAGTGTGACATGTGCTGATGAGGGCGTGCCCTCTCTCTCCAGCAGCATCACTCTCTCCTTACAATTATCAGATGTGAATGATAACGCGCCTGTCTTTGAGAGGAGCTCTTATGAGGCATCTGTCAAAGAAAACAACACACCGGGTCTTTCCATTTTTACAGTCAGAGCCAGAGATGCAGATTTTAACCAGAATGCTCGTGTGTCTTACATACTGGAGGACTCCTCTGTTAACGGAGTGCCCGTCTCCTCGTTAGTGTCTGTCAGTGCTGATAATGGAGTCATACACGCAGTGCGATCTTTCGATTATGAGCAGattaaatattttcagttccgCGTAAAAGCGCAAGACGGAGGCTCACCTCCTCTGAGCAGCAACGTGagtgttaaaataataattcaggATAAGAATGACAACGCACCTCAGGTTCTGTATCCGGTCCAGTCTGGTGGTTCTGTGGTGGCTGAAATAGTGCCTCGTTCGGCAGATGTGGGTTATCTGGTCACTAAAGTGGTCGCTGTTGATGTGGACTCTGGACAGAATGCCTGGCTCTCATATAAACTGCAGAAAGCCACAGACAGGGCGCTGTTTGAAGTGGGTTTACAGAATGGAGAAATAAGAACTGTGCGCCAGGTGACAGATAAAGATGCTGTGAAACAAAGACTCGCTGTTGTAGTGGAGGACAACGGACAGCCCTCTCGTTCAGCTACAGTCAATGTTAACGTGGcgctggcggacagcttccctgAAGTGCTCTCGGAGTTCACTGACTTTACGCACGACAAGGAATACAACGACAACCTGACTTTTTATCTAGTCTTGGCTCTGGCTGTGGTTTCGTTTCTCTTTATCGTGTCTATCATCGCCATACTGTCAGTCAAGTGCTACAGATGGAGACGCGAGCGGATGTTTTACAAATCTGGAGCGAATCTTCCAGTTATTCCGTATTATCCGCCCCTTTACGCAGACGTGGGGGGCACAGGAACTTTACAGCACGTGTACAATTATGATGTTTGCAGAACCACTGACTCCAGAAAGAGTGATCTGAAATACGTCAGACCTTGCAGTGAGAGCATCATTAGTCTGGACACCAGTGGAACACAGACACTCACACACGCGAAACTGACAACTGAGAGTCGTGACGACCAggtgagaatttatattttagtaCATTTTTGTCGCATctga
- the LOC130563566 gene encoding protocadherin gamma-A11-like yields the protein MARQVLLVIWFLSLGSALGQVSYSIPEEMAKGSLVGNIAQDLGLDLKRLKSGKARIYTGDSTEYIELNKDRGVLLIKERIDREALCGQTTPCALHLQIILENPMDFYSITIEITDMNDNAPSFEKGRISFRISESAILGSKFMLEPAVDPDVGINGLQSYTLNPTDNFNLKYKNQPGDGQNVEIVLQRPLDREKQQDVILVLKAVDGGDPQLSGSIEIHITVLDVNDNAPIFTQSVYKATVTENAPKDTIVSTVSATDADEGINGKIEYSITNMQDHVRHLFDINKENGQVSVVGVIDFEKARNYEIRVQASDHGGLTDSCKIIVDVLDINDNKPVIDIVSKTNVIAENSPSDTVVTMINVQDPDSGENGKVQCSINENIPFSLKSVKTNFFSLVTDSDLDREKESNYNISVTCTDEGVPSLSSSIILCLQISDVNDNAPVFEKSSYETSVQENNTPGLSIFTVSASDADFNQNARVSYILEDSSVNGVPVSSLVSVSADSGVIHAVRSFDYEQIKYFHVRVKAQDGGSPPLSSNVSVKIIIQDQNDNAPQVLYPVQSGGSVVAEIVPRSADVGYLVTKVVAVDVDSGQNAWLSYKLQKATDRALFEVGLQNGEIRTVRQVTDKDAVKQRLAVVVEDNGQPSRSATVNVNVALADSFPEVLSEFTDFTHDKEYNDNLTFYLVLALAVVSFLFIVSIIAILSVKCYRWRRERMFYKSGANLPVIPYYPPLYADVGGTGTLQHVYNYDVCRTTDSRKSDLKYVRPCSESIISLDTSGTQTLTHAKLTTESRDDQVRICILLHFCRIRNFCF from the coding sequence ATGGCGCGGCAAGTACTGCTGGTTATTTGGTTTCTCTCTCTCGGTTCAGCTCTCGGGCAGGTCAGTTACTCCATTCCTGAGGAAATGGCGAAAGGCTCTTTAGTCGGTAACATAGCGCAGGATTTGGGTTTAGATTTAAAGAGACTGAAATCTGGTAAAGCTCGTATTTATACAGGAGACAGCACTGAATACATCGAGCTGAATAAAGACAGAGGAGTCCTCCTCATCAAAGAGAGAATAGACCGAGAGGCGCTATGCGGACAGACAACGCCTTGCGCACTACATTTACAGATTATTTTGGAAAACCCGATGGATTTTTATAGCATTACCATTGAGATAACTGATATGAATGACAACGCTCCCAGTTTTGAAAAAGGTAGGATTAGTTTTAGAATCAGCGAATCGGCTATTTTGGGATCTAAATTCATGTTAGAGCCTGCTGTAGACCCCGATGTCGGAATAAACGGCCTTCAAAGCTATACACTTAATCCAACTGATAATTTTAaccttaaatataaaaatcaacCCGGAGACGGGCAAAACGTTGAAATAGTCTTGCAGAGGCCGTTAGACCGTGAAAAACAGCAGGATGTAATATTAGTGCTCAAAGCTGTTGATGGTGGAGATCCTCAATTGTCTGGTAGTATAGAGATTCACATTACAGTTTTAGATGTAAACGACAACGCTCCAATTTTCACGCAGTCAGTGTATAAAGCGACTGTTACAGAAAATGCGCCGAAAGACACAATTGTGTCAACAGTGAGCGCAACTGACGCCGACGAGGGTATCAATGGTAAAATAGAGTATTCCATAACAAACATGCAAGATCATGTGCGACACTTATTTgacataaataaagaaaatggcCAGGTTTCCGTGGTCGGAGTGATAGATTTTGAAAAAGCTCGCAACTATGAGATTCGTGTCCAAGCGAGTGATCACGGTGGTCTTACTGATTCTTGTAAGATCATTGTTGACGTACTTgatataaatgataataaaccAGTGATCGATATCGTCTCCAAAACCAACGTGATAGCTGAAAATTCTCCGTCTGACACGGTTGTTACAATGATAAATGTGCAGGATCCTGATTCAGGCGAAAATGGAAAGGTTCAGTGCtctataaatgaaaatataccATTTTCTCTGAAATCAGTGAAAACAAATTTCTTTAGTCTAGTGACAGACAGTGATTTAGACAGAGAAAAGGAGTCCAACTATAACATTAGTGTGACGTGCACTGATGAGGGCGTGCCCTCTCTCTCCAGCAGCATCATTCTCTGCTTACAAATATCAGATGTGAATGATAACGCGCCTGTCTTTGAGAAAAGCTCTTATGAGACCTCTGTTCAAGAAAACAACACACCGGGTCTTTCCATCTTCACAGTGAGCGCCAGTGACGCAGATTTTAATCAGAATGCTCGTGTGTCTTACATACTGGAAGACTCCTCTGTTAACGGAGTGCCCGTCTCCTCGTTAGTGTCCGTCAGTGCTGATAGTGGAGTCATACACGCAGTGCGATCTTTCGATTACGAGCAGATTAAATATTTCCATGTCCGCGTAAAAGCGCAAGATGGAGGCTCACCTCCTCTGAGCAGCAACGTGAGTGTGAAAATAATAATTCAGGATCAGAATGACAACGCGCCTCAGGTTCTGTATCCGGTCCAGTCTGGTGGTTCTGTGGTGGCTGAAATAGTGCCTCGTTCGGCAGATGTGGGTTATCTGGTCACTAAAGTGGTCGCTGTTGATGTGGACTCTGGACAGAATGCCTGGCTCTCATATAAACTGCAGAAAGCCACAGACAGGGCGCTGTTTGAAGTGGGTTTACAGAATGGAGAAATAAGAACTGTGCGCCAGGTGACAGATAAAGATGCTGTGAAACAAAGACTCGCTGTTGTAGTGGAGGACAACGGACAGCCCTCTCGTTCAGCTACAGTCAATGTTAACGTGGcgctggcggacagcttccctgAAGTGCTCTCGGAGTTCACTGACTTTACGCACGACAAAGAATACAACGACAACCTGACTTTTTATCTAGTCTTGGCTCTGGCTGTGGTTTCGTTTCTCTTTATCGTGTCTATCATCGCCATACTGTCAGTCAAATGCTACAGATGGAGACGCGAGCGGATGTTTTACAAATCTGGAGCGAATCTTCCAGTTATTCCGTATTATCCGCCCCTTTACGCAGACGTAGGGGGCACAGGAACATTACAGCACGTGTACAATTATGATGTTTGCAGAACCACTGACTCCAGAAAGAGTGATCTGAAATACGTCAGACCTTGCAGTGAGAGCATCATTAGTCTGGACACCAGTGGAACACAGACACTCACACACGCGAAACTGACAACTGAGAGTCGTGACGACCAGGTgagaatttgtattttactACATTTTTGTCGCATCAgaaatttctgtttttaa